Genomic DNA from Turicibacter faecis:
AGTTATAAACATACAGGAAGTAATCCTTATTTGATAGATTTTCGAGAAAAGTTTCTTGGTTTAGAATGAGTTCAAGCGTGCTCGCTTGCAAGTTTTCATTGGCTCCCCAGATGATGAAGTAATCCTTTGTTTGGTACGTTTGACATTGGTTGGTATGGGCATGGGGGGCTGCTTGATGTTCACCGTCAAAATTATATCTCCAAAATAGAAGTGCATTGGGTTTATACCAGGCAACATCTAATTGATGCGTTTTTTCATTACGATATAAGATAAATATCTTCTCATCCCAATTCAGCTGTTTAATCACCTCAATTTCGTTACCTAACCGTCGACTTAAATGTGTCGTAAGTTCTGAGGGTGAGGCGGTTGTAAAGTGTAAGAGAGCTAAATCGACGGCGAGAAGTATAAAAAGGGCAGATAGACATTGGCGTTTAAGTTGCTTAATCATATAGGATCCTCCTAATGGTAAGTCGTCTTTTAAATGTATGCGCAGAAGCGGGGGATTATCATTTTAGAAGAGGATATTTTGAAAACGTGGTATAATGAATGAAAGGGCTTTTGAAAAGGAGTGAGAACATGGATTTAATTTTAGCCATTGATCAGGGAACAACGAGTACGCGAGCGATTGTATTTAATAAACAAGGCGAAATCATTGAGAAGGCGCAAGAAGAAATTTCATGTCTCTATCCCAAGTCAGGGTGGGTCATGCAAGACGCGAATGAAATTTGGATTTCGACCTTAGCGGTACTGAATCGGATCCTGTTATCTCCCAATATTGATGTGAATCAAATAAAAGGGATTGGAATTGCGAATCAACGTGAGACTACTCTTTTGTGGGATAAAAAGACAGGGCGTCCGCTTGATTTAGCCATTGTGTGGCAGTCTAGACAAACGGAGTCGATTTGTGAGGAGTGGAAAGCACGAGGACTTGAAGATTGGGTAAAATCTAAAACTGGATTATTAATTGATCCCTATTTTTCAGCCTCAAAGATTCGTTTTTTATTAGATACCATTCCCGGAATTGAAGAGAAAGTAAAAAATGGCGAGGTGCTATTTGGGACGATTGATAGTTATTTAGTTTGGAAACTTTCTGGGGGAATGACGCACATTACGGATGTAACGAATGCTTCTCGAACGCTGTTATTTAATATTCATACGGGGGAGTGGGATGATGAATTACTGGAGGCATTTAACATTCCAAGGTGTATTTTGCCTAAGGTTTGTCAGACATCGGAAGTGTATACGGAAACTGCAGCTCATTTAATGGGACGTTCAATTCCAATCGCAGCTGTTTGCGGTGATCAGCAGGCTGCTCTATTCGGACAAGCGTGTTTTCATAAGGGTGCTGTTAAAAATACGTATGGAACAGGCTGCTTTGTATTAATGAATACAGGAACAAAACCGGTGTGCTCTAATCATGGGTTATTGACGACGGTTGCTTGGAAGATTAAGGGGGAAGTTTACTATGCTTTAGAGGGAAGTGTGTTTGTGGGGGGAAGTGCGATTCAATGGCTACGAGATGGTTTACGGTTAATCAAGCATGCGAGCGACTCAGAATGTTATGCGAATCGGGTGGAGGATTGTGACGGCGTTTATGTGGTTCCTTCTTTTGTCGGATTAGGGACCCCTTATTGGGATAGTGAGGTGCGAGGGGGAATGTTTGGATTGAGCCGCGGAACAACGAAGGAACATGTGATTCGTGCAACACTTGAGTCGATTGCTTATCAGAGTAAAGACGTTATTTTAGCGATGGAAGAGGATATTCATCAATCAATTAGCGAATTAAAGGTTGATGGAGGGGCTGTTCAAAATAAATTTTTGATGCAGTTTCAAAGCGACCTTTTAGGTGTTAATGTACTCGTTCCTACGGTGACGGAAACGACGGCTTTAGGGGTTGCTTGTTTAGCAGGGCTTGCAACAGGTGTTTATCGGCATCTTGATGAAATTGCTGATTCAGTTCAGGCAGGACAGCGTTATTTCCCCCAGATGGACGAAAAAAGGCGAGTGCAACTCTATGAAGGGTGGAAATGCGCAATTCAAGCGGTACGAATTTTTAAAGCGTAAGGATCGAAGGGGCACCGGAGTAGGGGAAATAATTAATCCTGGAATCTATCCTTATAAGTACAAAATATGACAAAAAAATCAGCTATTGTTTCGTATAATAAAGAAGCAATAGGGGTGTGATTAGCAGAGAAAAAACTAGATTGATGATGGTTGGCAGCGTCTAACGATGATTGATTTAGTTTTTTTCTTTTGGGGATGCCCTGTCCGTTAGAAGAGGAATTTTTTAGAGTACACGGCGATGCGTCTAGGCGTGAAGCGCCTTTACCCAATAGGGTTATTAATAAGGGGGGAATACGGTGCTTGGGACGGTTGTTAATGCGGCGGCAATTCTAATTGGTGGAGGAGTTGGCTTGTTACTGAAGGGCGGGTTACCTAGTCGATTTAGTGAACAGGTTATGAGGGCTTTGTCGTTGTGTGTGTTATATATTGGGGTAACAGGAATCTTCGAGGGAGGCCAGACCCTTCGGTTGATTTTATCGATGGTCATCGGCACGTTAATCGGAGAAGGATTAGATTTGGATGCTAAAGTTGGGAGAATTAGTTCGTGGGTTGAACGCAAATTTCATCGACCGAATCAACATGTATCATTAGCTGAAGGATTTTTAACGGCTAGCTTATTATTTTGTGTGGGGGCGATGTCAATTGTAGGAGCACTTGAGGATGGACTAAAGGGAGATGCGTCTATTCTTTATACGAAGTCGATGCTTGATGGAATTTCCGCTCTTATTTTTTCATCAAGTTTAGGGGCAGGCGTTGTCTTAGCTAGTCTATTTGTTTTTATTTATCAAGGCTCTCTTTCGCTCTTAGCAGGAGTTATATCGCCGTTTTTAACGGAGGGTGTTATTTCGGAGATGACGTGCGTGGGTTCATTGATTATTATTGGATTGGCGCTCAATATGTTGAAAATAACAGATTTAAAGTTAATGAATTTTGTTCCATCTATTTTTATGCCAATTCTGTTAGCTATTATTAACTAAATAGGATGATTTTAGGTCATTGATTCCCGTGAGAATCTTGAAAAAAAAGTAAAAAAAAAGAGTAATAATACGTATCTAAGAAATTAAGGAGTATAATTAAGGAATGGCCGGTAAGTTTAATAAGAGATTGGAGTGGAGAGAATGATAGAGGATATTTTTGGGGAAAAATTACCAAATCAACAGTATAGAGATCGTAGAGGTGTATACGCCATCATTTTAAATGAAAAAAATGAGGTTGCGACGGTCCAACTTCCACATGGGTATGTTTTACCAGGGGGAGGGGTTGAAGGTGATGAAACAAAAGCTGAATGTCTTCGTCGTGAATGCTTAGAGGAATTAGGATGGGAAATTGAAATTAATCAATTTGTTTGTGCTGCATCGAATTATCACTATTCGATGTATCGAAAGCAATACTTACATTCAATTGGTTATTTTTATTTAGCAACCTATGTCAAGCAAGCGACGGCTCCAATTGAAAAAGATCATCAATTAGTTTGGATGAGTTTAGAAGATTGTCGCTTAAATCTGATTTTAGATCATCAGGCGTGGGCAATCGAAAAAGTAATCGGTATCTTAGGTCAGCTGTAATCAAACAACTGGATGTCTACTTGGAACCTTTTGCTAATTGTTGTGAAGGAATATTTTTTTCTTAATATACGTCCAAGGGATGTGCTATAATAATATAAAACTTTTCAAAGGAGTGAGGAAAATGTTAGAAACGTTAAAATTTAGACGTCAAAAATTAGGGGGAAATATTAAAGATAATTCATTACTAATTATTTTCTCAGGAGAGGCGCCTGTACGATCAGGAGATCAGTTTTATGACTATACACCTCACCGTAACTTCTACTATTTAACGAATTTAGACCAACCGAAGATGGCCTATGTTTTACGTAAATATAACGGTGTGATGGAAGAATATTTATTTATTGAACAAGTAACAGAGCTCGAAGAAAAATGGACAGGTAAACGTTTAAGTAAGGAAGAAGCAACTAAAAAATCAGGGATTAAAAATGTATTACCGATTGATGAACTGCGTACGGTTCTTGGTCGATGGTTATTAAATGATAACTTTGAGAATGCCTATTTTGATTTTGAGCGTGGATCTTATCAGCATGCAGATACCGTTCAAGTCTTATTTGCTAAGGAATTAAAGCGTCAATATCCATTTTTACACGTTCAAAATATTTATCATGATATCACCGCTTTACGTTTAATTAAATCAGAAGATGAAATCACCAACATGCGAACTGCGATTGAAAAAACTCGTTTAGGGATTGAAGCTTTAATGAGAAATTCTAAACCTGGAATGTATGAGTATCAATTAGAAGCACATTACGATTTTGTGATTAAAACTGAGGGAGTAAAACATACGTCGTTCCATACGATTGCTGCGGCTGGTGCTAATGCGACGGTTCTTCACTACGATAAGAGTACATCCCTTTGCCAAGATGGAGATTTAATTTTATTTGATCTTGGATGCGAATGGAATTACTATTGTTCAGATATTTCACGAACTTTCCCAATTAACGGAAAATTCAGTGATCGTCAACGTGAAGTCTACGAGGCTGTTTTAGAAGCTCAAATGGAAATTATCAATAACGTTAGACCAGGACTTTCAATGCAAGATTTAAATGAATTTGCGCGTAAAAGATTGGCAGAGGCGTGTCAAAAAGTAGGATTAATTGAGAAGGAAGAAGACGTAGAGAAGTATTATTATCATAAAATTGGTCACTATTTAGGATTAGATACACATGATGTTGGAGGTCGTGGTGGAATTTTACAACCAGGAATGGTCATTACGATTGAGCCAGGACTTTATATTGCGGAAGAAGGAATTGGAATTCGTATTGAAGATGATATTCTTGTCACAAAGGATGGTCATGAAAACTTATCAAAAGATATTATCAAATCAGTCGATGATATTGAAAACTTTATGAAAAAATAATTAATTTTCCCCTCGTAGACTAAGGTCATGAGGGGATTTTTTTGTGGTTCGTTAGTAATAATTAAAGTTATTGTCGGCTTATATTTGGTAAATGGACATCGCTTTTGAGTAAATATTCCTAATGTGATGAAATGGATGAGTTAAAAGGAGTTAATATCATTGGAAATAGAAGGTTTTGGTTGAGATAATGAGTATTATCCATTTAGTGACTGTAAAATGGGAGAATAGGACCTCAATTGTATTTGTGATAAAATTCATCAGAACTTGACAAAATGAGTAGGTTATTGATAATCTAAAAGTATATACCCATTATAAATGGGGTATAGTATAAAACGTTTAGTTCAATAACTGCAACTAAAATTTATTACACAAGGGAAGGGAAAGCATGGAAAAAAGTAGTTCTGGAAAGCTTACGTTAGTATCGCTTATTTTAATGATTTTTACATCAGTTTTTGGATTTGCTAACATGCCTCGTGGATTTTTCTTAATGGGTTATGCGGCAATTCCTTGGTATCTTGTGGCGGGAATTTTGTTTTTTATTCCTTATGCCTTTATGATTGCTGAATTTGGAGCAGCTTTTAAAAGTGAAAAAGGTGGAATTTACTCATGGATGGAAAAATCAGTAGGGCCACGTTACGCTTTTATGGGGATTTTTATGTGGTATGCCTCATATGTCATTTGGATGGTAAACGTTGCTTCAACGATTTGGGTTCCTGTTTCCAATTTGATCTTCGGTCATGATACGACGGGGCAATGGAGTATTTTCGGATTAGCAAGTTCTCAAGTTTTAGGAATTTTAGGAGTTATTTGGTTAATTCTTGTTTTCCTTTTAATTTCTCGTGGATTAGAGAGTATTAAAAAGATTACTTCAATTGGTGGAACTGCGGTTGCCTTATTAAATGTCGTTTTATTAGTGGGAGGTGTGACCATCCTTATTTTAAATAAAGGACAATTAGCACAACCGATTCATGATGTAGCGACATCGTTTACTGTTTCACCAAATAGTAATTATCATAGTATTATTTCAATTTTATCATTTTTAACGTTCGCTATTTTTGCTTTCGGTGGAACCGAAGTCGTAGGTGGGTTAGTTGATGAAACAGAGGACCCAGTTAAAACATTCCCTAAAGGATTATTAATTGCCGCTGGATGTATCGTATTAGGATATACGGTTGGTATCTTTATGGTTGGTATTTTTACAAATTGGGATAGCGTCTTATCAAGCCCAGATATTAATATGGGGAATGTAGCTTATGTGGTCATGAATAACTTAGGTTATGAGTTAGGATCAGCTTTAGGATTTGGAGAACAAGTTGCCTTACAAATGGGGGCATGGACAGCGCGCTTCGTTGGTTTATCAATGTTCTTAGCCTTTAGTGGAGCCTTTATGACTTTATCATATAGCCCATTAAAACAGTTAATTGAAGGAACACCAAAAGAAATTTGGCCAGAAAAAATGACAAAAATGAAAAATGGATTACCTTTAAATGCGATGAAACTTCAAGCGCTTATCGCGATTACACTCCTAGCGTTAGTTTCATTTGGGGGAGAATCAGCAGCGAAGTTTTTTGATAAACTTGTTTTAATGACTAACGTTGCAATGACAATTCCTTACTTATTCATTGCCTTTGCATTTATTTCGTTTAAAAAACGAGATGATATTGAAAAGCCATTCGTCTTATATAAAAATAAGACAATTGCAATTGGAATTTCGTGGGTTGTAACGATTGTGGTTGCCTTTGCTAACATTTTCTCTATTGTAGAACCTGTAACAAGTGGAAACTATGATCAAACACTATGGATGATTGCAGGACCAACGCTTTTTAGTGCGATTGCTCTTGTATTATATGCTCGTTACGATAAACGTACAAAATAAAAAAAGGATGATTACGTGTAAGGCGTAATCATCTTTTTTGTTTTAATGATAGGTGTGACGGGAAAGTCTTTTTTTATCGTGAAAAACAAGTTCCGCAAATTTAACAAATAAACGACTAAATGGTAAAAATAAAAAGACAGTCGATAGATTGAAGAATAATTGTATATTAGCGACTTGGCGCTCCGGTGTAGAACTAAACGCATCTGTAAAATGAATGAGCACCTCGATGAAAGGTAAGAATAAAAGTGTTCCTAAAAGATTGAATGTAAAATGGATAAGGGCGGCTTGTTTTCCAGCTGTGTTTCCACCTAAGCTCGATAGGATGGCGGTGAGACATGTTCCAATCTCATGACCGAACAGAATAGGAATCGCTGTATATAGATTAATCGCACCTGTTGCAACGAGTGAAATTAGAATCGCCGTCGATGCCGATGAACTTTGAATCAAAAATGTAATAGACATTCCAAGTAAAATACAAAGTAATGGGTTTCCTTGGACGTTGAAAATGAGCTGTTTAAATAAGGGGGACATGACGATAGGTTCCATTGAAGTTTTAACAATCGCAAGGCCTAAAAATAACATCCCAAAGCTAAATAAAAAGTATCCTATGTAATGAGGCGTCCTTTTTTTAAAGAGAAGCATGCATGAGGCACCGATGAAAATAAAATAGGGGATCATCTCTGTAAGGTTTAAGGTAATGAGTTGCGTCGTTACCGTTGTTCCAAGGTTAGCCCCCATAATAACACCGGTCGCTTGTAAAAGGGTCATTAAACCGCTATCTACTAGACCTACAACGAGGACGGTGATGGCGGAACTACTTTGGACAAGTGCTGTAAAGAGGCAACCGATTAATGCTCCCTTGTAAGGTGAGGTAATCGTCGTTGAGACTGTTTCCTTTAATCTATTGCCCGCTAAGGATTTAAGCGCGTGGCTCATTTGCCTCATGCCATATAAAAATAACGCGAGGCCACAACATAAGTTTAGTATGATAGGTAGGATAGTCATGTTCATTCACTCCTATTATGTATAGTATCTTTAAAAGTCTATGATTTTTAAAGATACTATAAACCATAAATACTTCGACGAACTTTCAGGTTAGAAATGAAAAAAAGATAGGATTCGATCCTATCTTTTTTAAAATTATTTTGCTGTCGTATTTCCTAAGCTTAGAACATATTCTGCAATATTAATCGAATGATCACCGATACGCTCAAAGTTTGAAATCGCGTCTAAGAAAACAGCACCACTGTGGGCATTACATTTATTCTGGCTTAAACGCTGAATATGTTTATCGCGTAAAAGTTCCTCTAAACGATCGATATTTTCTTCGAAAATCATCGTATCATTAGCTTTTTCACGATTGTTTGTTTTATAGCTTGTATAAGAAGATTTAATAGATTCAATCGTATAGTTATAAATTAATTTTAACTCTTCTAAAGCATCTTTTGTAAAAGTTAATTTTCCAGTTGAAACTTCCTGAGCTAACTCTGCGATGTTTTTACTATGATCTCCGATACGTTCAATGTCGTTCACGATTTTAATCATCGCTGCAATACGGTTTGTATCGACTTCTGTAATATCATGTGATGAAATTGAGACTAAGAAGGTCGATAAATCGCGCTCAAGACGATTTATCTCAGCTTCATTTTCATAAATTTTCTTTGTTTGTGATAAATCGCTTTCGATTAAAGCATTTGTTGCCAGTGTAACATTCTCTTTAGCGAGTTCAAACATAGTTAAACTTTCTTGGAAAGCTTGTTCAAACGCAATCGCCGGCGATTCGAGGAAACGAGGATCGAGTCGATTGATGGTTGTTTCGCTTTCTTTATCTTTAAGAGCTAAGTTAGCTAATTTAACGAATAGTCCCGCAAATGGTAGTAATAAAGCAGCATTCACAATATTAAAAATGGTATGAGCATTGGCAATTTGTCTATCAATGTCTCCACCAATTGTTACAACAATTTGTGAGAGGAGATTAATAAATGGTAGGAAAATTAAAGTTCCTATTAGGTTAAACGCTAAGTGAATGAAGGCAGCTTTCTTAGCTACTTTATTGGCATTTAAACTTGATAATAAGGCAGTGACACAGGTTCCGATATTATTACCGAATAAGATTGGGATTGCGACTTGCAAGTTAATCGCACCAGTTGCAGCTAAGGATAAAAGAATTG
This window encodes:
- the glpK gene encoding glycerol kinase GlpK, giving the protein MDLILAIDQGTTSTRAIVFNKQGEIIEKAQEEISCLYPKSGWVMQDANEIWISTLAVLNRILLSPNIDVNQIKGIGIANQRETTLLWDKKTGRPLDLAIVWQSRQTESICEEWKARGLEDWVKSKTGLLIDPYFSASKIRFLLDTIPGIEEKVKNGEVLFGTIDSYLVWKLSGGMTHITDVTNASRTLLFNIHTGEWDDELLEAFNIPRCILPKVCQTSEVYTETAAHLMGRSIPIAAVCGDQQAALFGQACFHKGAVKNTYGTGCFVLMNTGTKPVCSNHGLLTTVAWKIKGEVYYALEGSVFVGGSAIQWLRDGLRLIKHASDSECYANRVEDCDGVYVVPSFVGLGTPYWDSEVRGGMFGLSRGTTKEHVIRATLESIAYQSKDVILAMEEDIHQSISELKVDGGAVQNKFLMQFQSDLLGVNVLVPTVTETTALGVACLAGLATGVYRHLDEIADSVQAGQRYFPQMDEKRRVQLYEGWKCAIQAVRIFKA
- a CDS encoding DUF554 domain-containing protein, whose translation is MLGTVVNAAAILIGGGVGLLLKGGLPSRFSEQVMRALSLCVLYIGVTGIFEGGQTLRLILSMVIGTLIGEGLDLDAKVGRISSWVERKFHRPNQHVSLAEGFLTASLLFCVGAMSIVGALEDGLKGDASILYTKSMLDGISALIFSSSLGAGVVLASLFVFIYQGSLSLLAGVISPFLTEGVISEMTCVGSLIIIGLALNMLKITDLKLMNFVPSIFMPILLAIIN
- a CDS encoding NUDIX hydrolase, whose translation is MIEDIFGEKLPNQQYRDRRGVYAIILNEKNEVATVQLPHGYVLPGGGVEGDETKAECLRRECLEELGWEIEINQFVCAASNYHYSMYRKQYLHSIGYFYLATYVKQATAPIEKDHQLVWMSLEDCRLNLILDHQAWAIEKVIGILGQL
- a CDS encoding aminopeptidase P N-terminal domain-containing protein, which translates into the protein MLETLKFRRQKLGGNIKDNSLLIIFSGEAPVRSGDQFYDYTPHRNFYYLTNLDQPKMAYVLRKYNGVMEEYLFIEQVTELEEKWTGKRLSKEEATKKSGIKNVLPIDELRTVLGRWLLNDNFENAYFDFERGSYQHADTVQVLFAKELKRQYPFLHVQNIYHDITALRLIKSEDEITNMRTAIEKTRLGIEALMRNSKPGMYEYQLEAHYDFVIKTEGVKHTSFHTIAAAGANATVLHYDKSTSLCQDGDLILFDLGCEWNYYCSDISRTFPINGKFSDRQREVYEAVLEAQMEIINNVRPGLSMQDLNEFARKRLAEACQKVGLIEKEEDVEKYYYHKIGHYLGLDTHDVGGRGGILQPGMVITIEPGLYIAEEGIGIRIEDDILVTKDGHENLSKDIIKSVDDIENFMKK
- the yjeM gene encoding glutamate/gamma-aminobutyrate family transporter YjeM — its product is MEKSSSGKLTLVSLILMIFTSVFGFANMPRGFFLMGYAAIPWYLVAGILFFIPYAFMIAEFGAAFKSEKGGIYSWMEKSVGPRYAFMGIFMWYASYVIWMVNVASTIWVPVSNLIFGHDTTGQWSIFGLASSQVLGILGVIWLILVFLLISRGLESIKKITSIGGTAVALLNVVLLVGGVTILILNKGQLAQPIHDVATSFTVSPNSNYHSIISILSFLTFAIFAFGGTEVVGGLVDETEDPVKTFPKGLLIAAGCIVLGYTVGIFMVGIFTNWDSVLSSPDINMGNVAYVVMNNLGYELGSALGFGEQVALQMGAWTARFVGLSMFLAFSGAFMTLSYSPLKQLIEGTPKEIWPEKMTKMKNGLPLNAMKLQALIAITLLALVSFGGESAAKFFDKLVLMTNVAMTIPYLFIAFAFISFKKRDDIEKPFVLYKNKTIAIGISWVVTIVVAFANIFSIVEPVTSGNYDQTLWMIAGPTLFSAIALVLYARYDKRTK
- a CDS encoding Na/Pi cotransporter family protein; this encodes MTILPIILNLCCGLALFLYGMRQMSHALKSLAGNRLKETVSTTITSPYKGALIGCLFTALVQSSSAITVLVVGLVDSGLMTLLQATGVIMGANLGTTVTTQLITLNLTEMIPYFIFIGASCMLLFKKRTPHYIGYFLFSFGMLFLGLAIVKTSMEPIVMSPLFKQLIFNVQGNPLLCILLGMSITFLIQSSSASTAILISLVATGAINLYTAIPILFGHEIGTCLTAILSSLGGNTAGKQAALIHFTFNLLGTLLFLPFIEVLIHFTDAFSSTPERQVANIQLFFNLSTVFLFLPFSRLFVKFAELVFHDKKRLSRHTYH
- a CDS encoding Na/Pi cotransporter family protein, whose product is MEHINILLGLFSGLALFLFGMEFMGDGLENAAGSRLKSFFDKAITNPFKGALVGTIVTAIIQSSSATTVMVVGFVNAGLMSLYQAVGVIMGANIGTTITGQLITFKIDDYIPLFIIIGAALILFMKQQNRKEIGKIIFGFGLLFMGLSTMKESMSPIAETTFFQDLIVALEGNMFLGILVGAIMTAVVQSSSASTAILLSLAATGAINLQVAIPILFGNNIGTCVTALLSSLNANKVAKKAAFIHLAFNLIGTLIFLPFINLLSQIVVTIGGDIDRQIANAHTIFNIVNAALLLPFAGLFVKLANLALKDKESETTINRLDPRFLESPAIAFEQAFQESLTMFELAKENVTLATNALIESDLSQTKKIYENEAEINRLERDLSTFLVSISSHDITEVDTNRIAAMIKIVNDIERIGDHSKNIAELAQEVSTGKLTFTKDALEELKLIYNYTIESIKSSYTSYKTNNREKANDTMIFEENIDRLEELLRDKHIQRLSQNKCNAHSGAVFLDAISNFERIGDHSINIAEYVLSLGNTTAK